A stretch of the Adhaeribacter swui genome encodes the following:
- a CDS encoding LysM peptidoglycan-binding domain-containing protein has protein sequence MSMKFKKILILINPLVFFLFISVFGISQNSRQSTISSKEIMEKMFVSVKQLRTVKFIMKDWERRENRNREGEQHIKVNISPFWVYAYIAKPSKGVEALWRQGENNNKVLVHPNAFPYISLNLDPNGSLVRSGSHHNLFAANPKYTAKIIRDAYEKVGNAFPNIFKYEGDVVFDGKECYKIVINYTPYKLYNYQVKPGEDVFNIAQKLYLNEFKIKELNKLKDYTGLKAGQTLVLPNSYAKKTILFIDKKTFLPLVQVIYDELGFFERYEYHDLQVNPTFKKDEFTRDFPAYHF, from the coding sequence ATGAGTATGAAATTTAAAAAGATCCTTATCCTTATTAATCCACTTGTATTTTTTTTATTCATTTCTGTTTTTGGAATAAGCCAAAATAGCCGGCAGAGCACTATCTCCAGTAAAGAAATCATGGAGAAAATGTTTGTTTCTGTTAAGCAGTTGCGAACAGTTAAATTTATCATGAAGGATTGGGAACGCCGAGAAAACCGGAACAGGGAGGGAGAACAACATATCAAAGTAAATATATCTCCCTTCTGGGTGTACGCCTACATTGCTAAACCCAGTAAAGGGGTAGAGGCCTTATGGCGGCAAGGAGAGAATAATAACAAAGTTTTAGTCCATCCGAATGCATTTCCTTACATCAGTTTAAATCTGGATCCCAATGGTAGCTTGGTACGCAGCGGCAGCCATCATAATTTATTTGCGGCTAATCCAAAATATACCGCAAAGATCATTCGGGATGCTTATGAAAAGGTTGGAAATGCGTTTCCAAATATTTTTAAATACGAAGGAGATGTGGTGTTTGATGGAAAGGAGTGTTATAAAATAGTTATTAATTACACCCCCTATAAGCTATACAACTACCAGGTTAAGCCCGGGGAAGATGTATTTAATATTGCCCAGAAACTTTATCTAAATGAATTTAAGATAAAGGAATTAAATAAATTAAAAGATTACACTGGTTTAAAAGCCGGTCAGACTCTGGTGCTGCCCAATTCTTACGCGAAGAAAACTATTCTTTTTATTGACAAGAAAACATTTCTTCCTTTGGTACAGGTTATTTATGACGAGTTAGGATTCTTTGAAAGATATGAGTATCACGATTTACAAGTGAATCCTACATTTAAAAAGGATGAATTCACCCGAGATTTCCCCGCCTATCATTTTTAA
- a CDS encoding copper-translocating P-type ATPase, with the protein MDHNHYHGHSPVKAEAQELTDQKKNQLVDKTMHGNSQAMPTQSNSHMAHAEHGHDHHAMMIDDFRKRFWISLFLSIPVIIISPMVQHILGYHLEISYNMYIAFGLSSIIFFYGGWPFLTGLKDELKKGSPGMMTLIAIAITVAYLYSTAIVFGLEGMDFFWELATLIVIMLLGHWIEMKSVLGASKALELLVSLMPLEAHILKNGETVNIRIDALQKNDLILVKPGEKVPADGLIEEGESYINESMLTGESKPVQKLKDSKVIGGSINGNGSLKVRVLSTGEDSYLNKVINLVQEAQKTKSDTQNLADKAARWLTYIALFAGFTTFVVWLLLGAELSFALERMVTVMVISCPHALGLAVPLVVAISTAISAKNGLLIRNRTAFENSRKITTIIFDKTGTLTQGSHELARIVSFNPVFSEKELLRLAAGVEQNSEHYISQGILRRVKAESISIPAAESFNYLPGKGLEGIVEGKSVKVVGPNYIQEFGIQVPKSDAEEGVETVVYILIDNQVAGFISLKDQIRPESAEAIAILKANNIKNLLLTGDNDRVAKSVSDFLKMDGFLANVLPHQKQDKIKELQATGEFVAMTGDGVNDAPALAQADVGIAVGSGTDVAAETADIILVNSNPKDIASLILFGKATYRKMIQNIIWATAYNVIALPLAAGVLYKQGIMVSPAIGAALMSLSTIIVALNAQLLRKQIKS; encoded by the coding sequence ATGGATCATAACCATTATCATGGGCACTCACCAGTAAAAGCAGAGGCTCAAGAGTTAACTGATCAGAAAAAAAACCAGTTAGTAGATAAGACAATGCATGGCAACTCCCAGGCTATGCCAACTCAGAGTAATAGCCACATGGCGCACGCTGAGCATGGTCATGACCATCATGCCATGATGATCGATGACTTCCGGAAACGATTTTGGATTTCGCTGTTCCTCTCCATTCCGGTAATTATTATCAGTCCCATGGTACAACATATTTTAGGGTACCATTTAGAGATATCCTACAACATGTACATTGCCTTTGGGTTGTCTTCTATTATCTTCTTTTACGGGGGTTGGCCTTTCCTAACGGGTTTAAAGGATGAACTGAAAAAAGGCTCTCCTGGCATGATGACCTTAATCGCCATTGCTATAACAGTAGCTTACTTGTATAGTACGGCCATCGTTTTTGGGTTAGAGGGGATGGACTTCTTCTGGGAACTGGCTACCCTTATTGTGATTATGCTGCTGGGGCACTGGATAGAGATGAAATCTGTATTGGGTGCTTCTAAAGCTTTAGAGTTGTTAGTTAGTTTAATGCCTTTGGAAGCTCATATCTTAAAAAATGGGGAAACAGTTAATATTCGGATTGATGCGTTACAAAAGAACGACCTGATCTTGGTAAAACCAGGGGAGAAAGTTCCAGCAGATGGCTTGATAGAAGAAGGAGAAAGTTATATAAATGAAAGCATGCTGACTGGCGAAAGTAAGCCGGTACAGAAACTAAAGGACAGTAAAGTTATTGGTGGCTCTATCAATGGCAATGGTTCTTTAAAGGTAAGAGTGCTAAGTACCGGGGAGGATAGCTATTTAAACAAAGTAATAAACCTAGTTCAGGAAGCTCAAAAGACCAAATCAGATACCCAGAACTTAGCTGATAAAGCTGCCCGCTGGCTCACGTACATCGCTCTATTTGCTGGTTTTACCACCTTTGTGGTATGGCTTTTATTAGGAGCTGAATTATCATTTGCCTTGGAGCGAATGGTAACGGTAATGGTTATTTCTTGTCCGCATGCTTTGGGTTTGGCAGTACCGTTAGTAGTTGCTATTTCCACCGCTATTTCTGCTAAAAATGGATTATTAATCCGGAACCGCACTGCTTTTGAGAATTCCCGAAAAATCACCACTATCATCTTTGATAAAACTGGCACCTTAACGCAAGGATCTCACGAATTAGCTCGTATTGTTTCTTTTAATCCCGTTTTTTCAGAGAAAGAGCTGTTGAGGCTGGCTGCTGGAGTGGAACAAAATTCAGAACATTATATTTCTCAAGGAATATTAAGACGAGTAAAAGCCGAAAGTATTAGTATTCCTGCTGCTGAAAGTTTTAACTATTTACCCGGCAAAGGATTAGAAGGTATTGTAGAGGGCAAATCGGTAAAGGTAGTAGGGCCAAATTATATTCAAGAATTTGGCATCCAGGTTCCCAAAAGCGATGCAGAAGAAGGAGTTGAAACGGTTGTTTATATTTTAATCGATAACCAAGTGGCTGGATTTATTAGCCTGAAAGACCAAATACGTCCGGAGTCAGCTGAAGCTATCGCAATTTTAAAAGCTAACAACATTAAAAACCTGTTACTTACCGGTGATAACGACCGGGTAGCAAAAAGTGTTAGTGACTTCCTGAAAATGGATGGCTTTTTAGCCAACGTGTTACCGCACCAGAAACAGGACAAGATAAAGGAATTACAAGCCACCGGTGAGTTCGTGGCTATGACCGGAGATGGGGTAAATGATGCGCCGGCATTAGCCCAGGCCGACGTAGGTATTGCCGTAGGATCCGGCACGGATGTAGCAGCGGAAACAGCTGATATCATCCTGGTAAACAGCAATCCGAAAGATATTGCCTCATTAATTCTTTTCGGCAAGGCGACCTACCGCAAGATGATCCAGAATATAATATGGGCCACCGCTTATAACGTGATTGCTTTACCATTAGCCGCCGGGGTACTCTATAAACAGGGAATTATGGTGTCGCCAGCCATCGGTGCCGCCTTAATGAGTCTAAGTACGATTATCGTAGCCCTTAATGCGCAATTGCTGCGTAAACAAATTAAAAGCTAA
- a CDS encoding DUF305 domain-containing protein, translating into MKHRIYLAQFLGILLTTFIVASCDSDDEDATGLVTTPHDQNEMMTIMHSMMAEMDKMQMNSEPDVDFAKMMVMHHQGAINMANEELEHGVDAEMKAMAQKIKTEQEQEIQQFNSFLNSYQPDQPMNMEFHMEVMESMDKMDRESDLRVLTGATDQDFAQLMIPHHQAAMENAQSVLKYGNSPEIKTMAQNIIDSQMMDIKELQDWLLEHKPY; encoded by the coding sequence ATGAAACATAGAATTTACCTTGCCCAATTTTTGGGAATTTTATTAACCACTTTTATAGTAGCATCGTGTGATAGTGATGATGAAGATGCAACTGGTTTAGTTACCACACCACACGACCAAAATGAGATGATGACGATTATGCATTCCATGATGGCAGAAATGGATAAGATGCAGATGAATAGTGAACCCGATGTGGATTTTGCTAAAATGATGGTCATGCACCACCAGGGAGCTATTAATATGGCAAATGAAGAGCTGGAACACGGAGTAGATGCGGAAATGAAGGCCATGGCCCAAAAGATTAAAACGGAACAGGAACAGGAGATCCAACAATTTAATTCCTTCCTAAACTCCTATCAGCCCGATCAACCCATGAACATGGAGTTTCATATGGAAGTTATGGAATCAATGGATAAAATGGACCGGGAAAGTGATTTGCGAGTACTAACTGGTGCAACAGATCAGGATTTTGCTCAGCTCATGATTCCTCATCACCAGGCAGCTATGGAAAACGCCCAATCTGTTTTGAAATACGGTAACAGCCCGGAAATTAAAACAATGGCACAAAACATCATTGATAGCCAGATGATGGACATTAAAGAACTACAGGATTGGCTTTTAGAACATAAGCCATACTAA
- a CDS encoding DUF305 domain-containing protein: MKRMRITIKWSTWICGLVMIFTACNQNASKTETTDTEQTEDHSGHDMETSSTNNKMMDLMHQNMMAMQEMKMMGDVDHDFAQMMATHHEGALAMAQEEADNGKDTMLVNMAKKTLTAQKEEQNKLKNFTDSHEPVTKDTASSMKLMQPMKAMIAGMDHNMKGTTDHHFASLMSMHHQSGINMAKAYLPHAKIPELKTMAQKIIDDQQKEKQQLDSWLQEQPK; encoded by the coding sequence ATGAAGAGAATGCGAATAACTATTAAATGGAGTACTTGGATCTGCGGTTTAGTAATGATTTTTACTGCTTGTAACCAGAATGCGAGTAAGACGGAAACAACTGATACTGAACAAACCGAAGATCATTCAGGTCATGATATGGAAACTAGCAGCACCAATAATAAAATGATGGACCTTATGCATCAAAATATGATGGCTATGCAGGAGATGAAAATGATGGGTGATGTGGACCATGATTTTGCTCAGATGATGGCCACTCACCACGAAGGGGCACTCGCTATGGCTCAGGAAGAAGCCGATAATGGTAAGGATACCATGCTGGTAAATATGGCTAAGAAAACGCTAACTGCTCAAAAAGAAGAACAAAATAAGCTGAAAAATTTTACTGATAGTCATGAGCCAGTTACCAAGGATACTGCATCTTCTATGAAGCTGATGCAACCGATGAAGGCCATGATAGCTGGTATGGACCATAACATGAAAGGCACCACTGACCATCATTTTGCAAGTCTAATGAGCATGCATCACCAAAGCGGCATTAACATGGCTAAAGCCTATCTACCGCATGCCAAAATACCGGAGCTAAAAACCATGGCGCAGAAAATAATAGACGACCAGCAAAAAGAAAAACAGCAGCTAGATTCTTGGCTGCAAGAACAGCCGAAGTAA
- a CDS encoding DUF6122 family protein: MIHLLLHILVPAGVAYFFYRANWLKAGAIMAAGIILDIDHLFAVPMYDPERCSIGFHFLHTYWAIALYSLLLIIPKLRVLAIGFLIHMSLDYLACL; encoded by the coding sequence ATGATACACTTGTTGCTCCATATTTTGGTTCCAGCAGGTGTGGCATACTTCTTTTACCGAGCTAATTGGTTGAAGGCTGGGGCTATAATGGCAGCTGGAATAATTCTGGACATAGACCATTTATTCGCTGTACCCATGTATGACCCAGAACGGTGCAGTATTGGTTTCCATTTTTTGCATACCTATTGGGCCATTGCCTTATATAGTTTATTACTCATCATACCAAAACTTAGGGTACTAGCCATAGGCTTCCTTATCCATATGAGCCTTGATTATTTGGCCTGTTTATAG
- a CDS encoding helix-turn-helix domain-containing protein, whose amino-acid sequence MEPLAPDNKVTLHIKNMVCPRCIRIIREQFARLEIPVLDVQLGLVELTRPLQATEKEKVLIVLEDYGFELLVDKKLKLVEQIKTCIIDLIHHKSEKITTTYSTYLSQAIGKDYSTLSHVFSSVENMTIERFIILQKIEYIKAQLDYEELSLGEIASRLHYSSLSHLSKQFKTITGYTPSEYKKQAIRDRLPLDRLKKADT is encoded by the coding sequence ATGGAACCATTGGCCCCCGATAACAAGGTTACGCTACATATTAAGAATATGGTTTGCCCACGCTGTATCCGGATAATACGAGAGCAGTTTGCCCGCTTGGAAATACCTGTTCTGGATGTACAATTAGGCTTAGTAGAATTAACAAGGCCATTGCAAGCAACTGAAAAAGAGAAGGTATTAATAGTATTAGAGGACTATGGCTTTGAGCTGTTAGTTGATAAAAAACTAAAGTTAGTAGAACAAATTAAAACTTGTATCATTGACTTAATCCATCATAAAAGCGAGAAAATAACTACCACTTATTCTACTTACTTAAGCCAGGCTATCGGAAAAGATTATAGTACTCTTAGTCATGTTTTTTCTTCGGTTGAAAACATGACCATTGAACGGTTTATCATTCTGCAAAAAATAGAATATATAAAAGCGCAGTTAGATTATGAAGAGCTGTCTTTAGGAGAAATTGCGTCTCGCTTGCATTACAGTAGTTTAAGTCATCTTTCTAAGCAATTCAAAACCATAACTGGATATACGCCTTCGGAGTATAAAAAGCAAGCTATTCGGGATAGGTTGCCGTTAGATAGATTAAAGAAGGCGGATACCTAA
- a CDS encoding four-helix bundle copper-binding protein, with protein sequence MHKSQYKPIIEALVACAAECEHCATACLQEEDVKMMVRCIQLDRDCSAICRTTADALARDSDNAKVFLEACATICSTCGEECEKHAAHMDHCRACAEACRRCEEACRSLASLIY encoded by the coding sequence ATGCATAAATCCCAGTATAAACCAATTATTGAAGCCTTAGTGGCTTGCGCTGCCGAGTGTGAGCATTGTGCTACGGCTTGCTTACAGGAAGAAGATGTTAAGATGATGGTGCGGTGTATTCAGCTGGATCGCGATTGTTCCGCTATCTGCCGGACCACTGCCGATGCTCTAGCTCGCGATTCCGATAATGCCAAAGTATTTCTAGAAGCTTGTGCTACCATTTGTTCCACTTGTGGCGAAGAATGTGAAAAGCATGCGGCTCACATGGATCATTGTCGCGCCTGTGCCGAAGCTTGTCGCCGCTGTGAAGAAGCATGCCGGTCTTTAGCCAGCCTAATTTACTAA
- a CDS encoding heavy-metal-associated domain-containing protein, which translates to MNTLQFKTNIKCSGCVSAVTPFLNAKEDIEKWQVDTANPDKILTVEGENLDEDNVIEAVEKAGYQIEPLK; encoded by the coding sequence ATGAATACCCTACAATTTAAAACTAATATTAAATGCAGTGGCTGTGTTTCTGCCGTTACTCCGTTCTTAAATGCTAAAGAAGATATTGAAAAATGGCAGGTAGATACCGCTAATCCGGATAAGATTTTAACGGTAGAAGGCGAAAATCTGGATGAAGATAATGTGATAGAGGCGGTTGAAAAGGCCGGTTATCAGATTGAACCGCTTAAGTAA
- a CDS encoding DUF4238 domain-containing protein, producing MKYNYYERKSEEMSKEQSIWIETNIGRISESENVLFVFQAETEVLLITDKSIFFPRRNTRNKISYNEIKSLKIAGDVSVKVLTDEETFIIDLVEPIDKVKIFSALQLLIDNSKKNIETTFEDTHKILNEFIVLKYPLNQSQHKLPQVYLKQFGYLKGNQWMVSILEKELTYSKQKSIGSFTTETNVFDIDSEDDRFPRMFETMNADLENLYHEMLDDISKNKFIPDKCWEIIVQITPNLMVRSDYWRNFVCEILDTPNKDTFLLSTLSVHAQSVHELQELKNRYFYKVLSEGEINQSKVNRILLHFLNYIFHHLLTFDLIIIEAPEDKGFFTSDNPVNFKVNQEEGQLGLYNKNTEIFLPLSKKYLAYFHHKNSSEQNAPLRKLKNRGVYKVEEVLTEDEYTSLIQEEIIKNSDKLIIFPGEVKYRKEK from the coding sequence ATGAAATACAATTACTATGAAAGAAAGAGCGAAGAAATGTCAAAGGAGCAATCCATTTGGATTGAGACAAATATTGGAAGAATATCAGAAAGTGAAAATGTCCTTTTTGTATTTCAAGCTGAAACAGAAGTATTATTAATTACAGACAAAAGCATCTTCTTCCCGCGTAGAAATACAAGAAACAAAATTAGTTACAATGAGATAAAAAGTTTAAAAATAGCAGGAGATGTATCTGTAAAGGTACTTACTGACGAAGAAACTTTTATAATAGATTTAGTAGAACCGATAGATAAAGTAAAGATCTTTAGCGCTTTACAATTACTTATAGATAATTCTAAAAAAAACATAGAAACTACTTTTGAAGATACTCACAAGATTCTTAATGAATTTATCGTTTTAAAATACCCTTTAAACCAATCACAGCATAAATTACCTCAAGTATATCTTAAACAATTTGGATATTTAAAAGGTAATCAGTGGATGGTTTCTATTTTGGAAAAAGAGTTAACTTATTCAAAACAGAAAAGTATAGGTAGCTTTACTACTGAAACAAATGTATTTGATATAGATAGTGAAGATGATAGGTTTCCAAGAATGTTTGAAACAATGAATGCGGATTTGGAAAACCTATATCATGAGATGCTAGATGATATTTCAAAAAATAAATTTATACCTGATAAGTGCTGGGAAATAATAGTCCAGATTACTCCTAATTTGATGGTGCGTTCAGATTATTGGAGAAATTTTGTTTGTGAAATTTTAGATACTCCCAATAAAGACACTTTTTTATTAAGTACTTTAAGTGTTCATGCGCAATCCGTTCATGAACTACAAGAATTAAAGAACAGATATTTTTATAAAGTTTTAAGTGAAGGAGAGATTAACCAGAGTAAAGTAAATAGAATATTATTACACTTTTTAAATTACATTTTTCATCATCTTTTAACATTTGATTTAATTATAATTGAAGCGCCAGAAGATAAAGGATTTTTTACTTCTGATAATCCAGTTAACTTCAAAGTAAATCAGGAAGAGGGTCAATTAGGTTTGTATAATAAGAATACAGAAATATTCCTTCCATTATCAAAAAAGTACTTAGCATATTTTCACCACAAAAATTCCAGTGAACAAAATGCTCCGTTAAGAAAGTTGAAAAACAGGGGTGTATACAAAGTTGAAGAGGTATTGACAGAAGATGAGTATACAAGCTTAATTCAAGAGGAAATAATTAAGAATTCAGATAAATTAATTATTTTTCCAGGAGAAGTAAAATACCGGAAAGAAAAATAA